In Polaromonas sp. JS666, one genomic interval encodes:
- a CDS encoding transporter substrate-binding domain-containing protein produces MKFSTLMTAVLLTAGLAATASAQTLKKVADSNKITVSYREASVPFSYLIGSTKAVGFSVELTEAIIDDVRKKVKKPNLEVAYMPVTSQNRIPLLVNGTYDLECGSTTNNSARGKDVAFSINMFYTGTRLLTKKTSGVKNYADLTKKTVASTTGTTNAQVIRKYNTEKNLDMQLILGKDHDDSLLLVESDRAMAFAMDDILLFGLMANSKNPAALQVVGDSLQVEPYACMLRKDDPEFKKLVDGTITRLMKSGEFTKLYAKWFESPMPPKGTNLGLPMSQQLKDNLKAMSDKPAT; encoded by the coding sequence ATGAAATTCTCGACCCTCATGACCGCCGTGCTGCTGACCGCAGGCCTGGCCGCCACCGCCAGCGCGCAGACGCTGAAAAAAGTGGCCGACAGCAACAAGATTACCGTGTCTTACCGCGAGGCGTCGGTGCCTTTCAGCTACCTGATTGGTTCGACCAAGGCGGTGGGCTTTTCGGTCGAGCTGACCGAAGCCATCATTGACGACGTGCGCAAGAAGGTCAAAAAGCCCAATCTGGAAGTGGCCTACATGCCCGTGACGTCCCAGAACCGTATCCCGCTGCTGGTCAACGGAACCTACGACCTGGAGTGCGGCTCGACGACGAACAATTCGGCGCGCGGCAAGGACGTGGCTTTCTCCATCAACATGTTTTACACCGGCACGCGCCTTCTGACCAAGAAGACCTCGGGCGTCAAGAACTACGCCGACCTGACCAAGAAAACCGTTGCGAGTACCACAGGCACCACGAACGCCCAGGTGATTCGCAAGTACAACACTGAAAAAAACCTGGACATGCAGCTGATCCTCGGCAAGGACCATGACGACTCGCTGCTTCTGGTGGAAAGCGATCGCGCCATGGCTTTCGCCATGGACGACATCCTGCTGTTCGGCCTGATGGCCAACTCCAAGAACCCGGCTGCCTTGCAGGTGGTGGGTGACTCGCTGCAGGTTGAGCCCTATGCCTGCATGCTGCGCAAGGACGACCCGGAGTTCAAGAAACTGGTGGATGGGACCATTACGCGCCTGATGAAGTCCGGCGAATTCACGAAGCTGTATGCCAAGTGGTTCGAGTCACCCATGCCTCCAAAAGGCACGAACCTCGGCCTGCCCATGAGTCAGCAGCTCAAGGACAACCTGAAGGCGATGAGCGACAAGCCTGCCACGTAA
- a CDS encoding aspartate/glutamate racemase family protein, with protein MHKTRVVGILGGMGPAAGADFARLFVQACADRMREQGIPVSDQAFPEHWLAQVPVPDRSTALESPGPGGHQPLDPMLQAMGKLAALGASTVAVACNTAHAWHAELQERFPQLEVLHVAREVAQALASRGVREVGLLATEGTYRAGLYDQALRQAGLQCHIPLAEERERLMDGIYHGVKVGNMALARDCFASVAQALARRHGLSTLVLGCTEIPLALGAVPEMDELDLVDPAALLARALAQRAYAVLT; from the coding sequence ATGCACAAGACAAGGGTTGTAGGTATTCTGGGCGGCATGGGGCCGGCCGCCGGCGCGGACTTCGCCCGGCTGTTTGTACAGGCCTGCGCGGACCGCATGCGCGAGCAGGGTATCCCGGTGTCGGACCAGGCATTTCCCGAGCACTGGCTGGCGCAGGTGCCGGTGCCGGACCGCAGCACGGCTCTCGAATCGCCCGGCCCGGGCGGGCACCAGCCGCTGGACCCGATGCTGCAGGCCATGGGCAAGCTGGCCGCGTTGGGAGCCTCCACGGTGGCGGTGGCCTGCAACACGGCGCATGCCTGGCATGCTGAACTGCAAGAGCGCTTTCCGCAGCTCGAAGTGCTGCATGTGGCACGCGAAGTGGCCCAGGCACTCGCCAGCCGCGGTGTGCGTGAAGTGGGCTTGCTGGCCACAGAAGGTACCTACCGCGCCGGGCTGTATGACCAGGCGCTGCGCCAGGCCGGACTGCAATGCCACATTCCGCTGGCCGAAGAACGCGAGCGCTTGATGGACGGTATCTACCACGGCGTCAAGGTGGGCAACATGGCGCTGGCCCGAGACTGCTTTGCCAGCGTGGCCCAGGCGCTCGCCCGGCGGCACGGGCTGTCGACGCTGGTGCTGGGGTGTACGGAAATTCCGCTGGCGCTCGGCGCTGTTCCGGAAATGGATGAGCTGGATCTGGTGGACCCGGCGGCCTTGCTGGCGCGGGCGCTGGCGCAACGGGCCTATGCGGTGCTTACCTGA
- a CDS encoding MurR/RpiR family transcriptional regulator, with the protein MTASSLFAKVPLDGLSPELLRAARWIEAHPREVALHSMRECARRAGLAPATLTRLSQALGFNGFDAIKNLCQESFAAQAGYAGRAEVLQASARHSKDWLAVLNETQHANTASIGGLNQRGQLEAAADAMLKARRIYFLGLRASHGLALHLHYTYGLLASNGVLVQGLGGTLSDQIGEMGRGDLLVAMSLAPYTRQTVDAVAQALGQGVDLMVLTDSALSPIARSAAHTLLFRADSPSYFQSMVGALALAEALAAAVAVRGGRKVLARLQSRQNRLDNEGAYWDKLADKPVPVHPLSFPARK; encoded by the coding sequence ATGACCGCCTCTTCCCTGTTTGCCAAAGTCCCGCTTGACGGCCTGAGTCCGGAGCTGCTGCGTGCCGCGCGCTGGATTGAAGCGCATCCGCGCGAGGTGGCGCTGCATTCGATGCGCGAATGTGCGCGCCGTGCCGGGCTGGCGCCAGCGACGCTGACCCGCCTTTCACAGGCGCTGGGGTTCAACGGTTTTGACGCGATCAAAAATCTTTGCCAGGAGTCTTTTGCGGCGCAGGCGGGTTACGCCGGGCGGGCCGAAGTTTTGCAGGCCAGCGCGCGGCACAGCAAGGACTGGCTGGCGGTCTTGAATGAAACCCAGCACGCCAACACGGCGTCTATCGGCGGGCTGAACCAGCGCGGGCAGCTGGAGGCCGCGGCCGATGCAATGCTTAAAGCCCGACGCATCTATTTTCTGGGTCTGCGCGCCAGCCACGGCCTGGCGCTGCACCTGCACTACACCTATGGTTTGTTGGCGTCCAACGGGGTTCTGGTGCAGGGGCTGGGCGGCACGCTGAGCGACCAGATCGGCGAGATGGGCCGCGGTGATCTGCTGGTCGCGATGTCGCTGGCGCCCTACACCCGGCAGACGGTGGATGCCGTTGCGCAGGCGCTGGGGCAGGGTGTCGACCTGATGGTGCTGACCGACAGCGCACTGTCGCCGATTGCCCGCTCAGCAGCCCATACCTTGCTGTTCCGTGCCGACAGCCCTTCGTATTTCCAGTCCATGGTCGGTGCGCTGGCGCTGGCCGAAGCACTGGCCGCCGCCGTGGCGGTGCGCGGCGGCCGCAAGGTGCTGGCGCGCCTGCAGTCCCGGCAAAACCGGCTGGACAACGAGGGCGCCTACTGGGACAAGCTGGCCGACAAGCCGGTGCCCGTCCATCCATTGAGTTTCCCGGCGAGGAAATGA
- a CDS encoding aspartate aminotransferase family protein: MATVPTHVFHRNLQNTPPVAVSGQGVYLTDAQGKRYIDASGGAAVSCLGHGHPDVLAAMHAQIDKLAYAHTSFFTTEVAEALADKLIQTAPQGMSHVYFVSGGSEAMEAALKMARQYFVEIGQPQRQHFIARRQSYHGNTLGALAIGGNPWRREPFAPILIEATHLSPCYPYREQQAGETPGQYGLRLAQELEQAIFEKGADRVIAFVAETVGGATAGVLAPVPGYFKAVREVCDRYGVLLILDEVMCGMGRTGTLHACEQEGVLPDLLAVAKGLGGGYQPIGAVLAQANIVDAMRDGSGFFQHGHTYLGHAVACAAALAVQQVIERDQLLAQVRVRGGFLQQLMRSNWGEHPHVGDIRGRGLFWGIELVQERASKTPFDPARKLHARIKQEAMARGLMVYPMGGTVDGRYGDHVLLAPPFIASEAELTMMVERLGSAMDAAIAAA; this comes from the coding sequence ATGGCCACAGTTCCTACCCATGTATTTCACCGGAACTTGCAGAACACGCCACCGGTGGCGGTCAGCGGGCAGGGTGTTTACCTGACCGATGCACAAGGCAAAAGGTATATCGACGCTTCCGGCGGCGCAGCGGTGTCGTGCCTGGGGCATGGGCATCCGGACGTGCTGGCCGCCATGCATGCGCAGATCGACAAGCTGGCTTATGCGCACACCAGTTTTTTCACCACCGAAGTGGCCGAAGCCCTGGCCGACAAGCTGATCCAGACGGCACCGCAAGGCATGAGCCATGTGTATTTCGTCAGCGGCGGCTCGGAGGCGATGGAGGCTGCCCTCAAAATGGCGCGCCAGTATTTTGTCGAGATCGGCCAGCCGCAGCGTCAGCACTTCATCGCGCGCCGGCAGAGCTACCACGGCAATACCCTGGGTGCGCTGGCCATTGGCGGCAACCCCTGGCGGCGCGAGCCGTTTGCCCCCATCCTGATAGAGGCCACCCATCTGTCGCCCTGCTACCCCTACCGCGAGCAGCAGGCCGGCGAGACGCCCGGGCAGTATGGCTTGCGTCTGGCACAGGAGCTGGAGCAGGCTATTTTTGAAAAAGGCGCGGACCGTGTGATTGCCTTTGTTGCGGAAACCGTGGGTGGCGCAACCGCCGGCGTGTTGGCGCCCGTGCCCGGCTACTTCAAGGCGGTGCGCGAGGTCTGCGACCGCTACGGCGTGTTGCTGATACTCGATGAAGTCATGTGCGGTATGGGCCGCACCGGCACATTACATGCCTGCGAGCAGGAGGGTGTGCTGCCCGATCTGCTGGCGGTGGCCAAGGGGCTGGGCGGTGGTTACCAGCCGATTGGTGCGGTGCTGGCTCAGGCCAACATTGTCGATGCGATGCGTGATGGTTCCGGCTTTTTTCAGCACGGCCACACCTACCTGGGTCACGCGGTAGCGTGTGCGGCGGCGCTGGCCGTGCAGCAGGTGATTGAGCGGGACCAACTGCTGGCGCAGGTGCGTGTGCGCGGCGGGTTTTTGCAGCAGCTGATGCGCAGCAACTGGGGCGAACATCCCCATGTGGGGGACATCCGGGGGCGCGGCCTGTTCTGGGGCATCGAGCTGGTGCAGGAGCGTGCCAGCAAGACACCGTTTGACCCGGCACGCAAGCTGCATGCACGGATCAAGCAGGAGGCGATGGCGCGTGGCTTGATGGTTTACCCGATGGGCGGCACCGTTGATGGTCGTTATGGTGATCATGTTTTGCTGGCGCCGCCTTTCATTGCCAGCGAAGCGGAACTGACCATGATGGTTGAGCGCCTGGGTTCGGCGATGGATGCCGCGATAGCGGCAGCGTAA
- a CDS encoding TAXI family TRAP transporter solute-binding subunit, with protein MIAALMSAPAFAQQKFVTIGTGGVTGVYYAAGGAICRLVNKDRAKHGIRCSVESTGGSVFNVNTIKAGELDFGFSQSDVQYNAVKGTGQYKDAGAYGDLRAVFAVHPEPFTVVARKEANITKFEDFKGKRFNVGNPGSGTRSSMEELLVGMGWKLGDFSLASELKADEHGPALCDGKIDGFYYAVGHPSANIQDPTTTCGAKLVSLTGPVIDKLVADKPYYAKVTIPAGLYPNNPQPTMTYGVLATVVTSSKTPAETVYQVTKALFDNFDEFKKLHPALANLNPQNMIKDGLSAPLHEGAVRYYKEKGWIK; from the coding sequence ATGATCGCTGCCCTGATGTCTGCGCCGGCATTTGCCCAGCAGAAGTTTGTCACCATAGGCACCGGTGGCGTGACGGGTGTGTATTACGCGGCGGGCGGCGCCATTTGCCGCCTGGTCAACAAGGACCGCGCCAAACACGGCATCCGCTGCTCGGTCGAGTCCACCGGGGGTTCGGTGTTCAACGTCAACACCATCAAGGCCGGCGAGCTTGATTTCGGTTTTTCGCAGTCGGACGTGCAGTACAACGCCGTGAAGGGTACAGGCCAGTACAAGGATGCTGGCGCCTACGGCGATTTGCGCGCCGTGTTTGCGGTACACCCCGAACCCTTCACCGTGGTCGCCCGCAAGGAGGCCAACATCACGAAGTTCGAGGACTTCAAGGGCAAACGTTTCAACGTCGGCAACCCTGGTTCGGGTACGCGTTCCTCGATGGAGGAATTGCTGGTAGGGATGGGCTGGAAGCTCGGCGATTTTTCGCTGGCCTCCGAGCTGAAGGCCGATGAGCACGGCCCGGCCCTGTGCGACGGCAAGATCGACGGGTTCTATTACGCGGTGGGCCACCCCAGCGCCAATATCCAGGACCCGACCACTACCTGCGGCGCCAAGCTGGTGTCGCTCACCGGTCCGGTGATTGACAAGCTGGTGGCCGACAAGCCTTATTACGCCAAGGTCACGATTCCCGCCGGCCTGTACCCCAACAACCCGCAGCCCACCATGACCTACGGTGTGCTGGCCACGGTCGTCACCTCCAGCAAGACACCGGCCGAAACCGTTTACCAGGTGACCAAGGCCTTGTTTGACAACTTCGACGAGTTCAAAAAACTGCACCCGGCGCTGGCCAACCTCAACCCGCAGAACATGATCAAAGATGGCCTGAGCGCACCGCTGCATGAAGGTGCTGTGCGCTACTACAAGGAAAAAGGCTGGATCAAATAA
- a CDS encoding TRAP transporter permease, with the protein MAQLEKYSPEKLDQLVKEVDLGGREPGGKIGLGLAALAAAWSLFQVWYASPLPFIFGFGILNDTEARAIHLAFAIFLAFCAFPAFNHSSRTIIPWSDWLLALVGAFCGAYLFLFYNQLALRPGSPTTMDIVIGVTGVAVMLEATRRAMGFGMLVTTGLFMAFVFLGPYMPEVLQHRGASLSRFISHMWLTTEGVYGVALGVSVQFIFLFVLFGTLLDIAGAGNYMLQVSLATLGHLRGGPAKVAVVSSALNGIVSGSSVSNVVSGGIFTIPLMKRTGYSGVKAGAIEAASSINGQIMPPVMGAAAFLMVEYVGIPYAEIIKHAALPAVISYVALFYIVHLEALKYDLKPLVRERQPTWRQRVLGWALGLSGTAVAVAAVYYAITAVQAVAGGMAGWALAVLAGAAYIVLMAYSSRYPGIAIDDPLAPDIKLPLPWPTVRAGLHFFIPIVVLLWCLMVEELSPGLSAFWATATVMVMVVLQPFMLSVFRPNATAEVVASSGQAEAMAFALQRQNHVVSALQRGVADLWRGLVLGARNMIGIGVACASAGLIVGVITLTGMGLMMTDFVELVSAGNVLVMLLLTALICLIIGAGVPTTANYILVATLMAPVIVELGGRSGLVIPLIAVHLFVFYFGILADVTPPVGLASYAAAAISGDDPNATGWQATWYSLRTTVLPFVFIFNPQILLIGLGSWVDVVLVCVTGVAASLLFAAATMKWFRTRCTWPEVAMLLLATFLFFRPDWVINQFSPKYVKAPAADIYKVADGLHADEWLVVGIAGQTLDGEPLTKTVALPMGEGATGRERLRDGGVTLSQLGPDLEVAAVKFGSRAKKLGVEQGYKLVELKLPNPARPSSHWVFIPAALLGWLVWWLQGLRLRRGRGLAPA; encoded by the coding sequence ATGGCGCAACTCGAAAAATACTCCCCCGAAAAACTCGATCAACTCGTCAAGGAAGTTGACCTGGGCGGGCGTGAGCCCGGCGGCAAGATCGGGCTGGGTCTGGCCGCTCTTGCGGCGGCGTGGTCACTGTTCCAGGTCTGGTATGCCTCGCCGCTGCCCTTTATCTTCGGCTTCGGCATTCTGAACGACACCGAGGCACGCGCCATCCATCTTGCATTTGCGATTTTTCTGGCCTTCTGCGCCTTTCCCGCCTTCAACCATTCGTCGCGCACCATCATTCCCTGGTCGGACTGGTTGCTCGCGCTGGTGGGTGCTTTTTGCGGTGCCTACCTTTTTCTGTTTTACAACCAGTTGGCGCTGCGGCCGGGCTCGCCGACGACGATGGACATCGTGATCGGCGTGACCGGCGTAGCCGTCATGCTGGAGGCGACGCGCCGGGCCATGGGCTTTGGCATGCTGGTGACCACGGGCCTGTTCATGGCCTTCGTGTTCCTCGGCCCCTACATGCCCGAGGTGTTGCAACACCGCGGTGCTTCGCTGTCGCGCTTCATCTCGCACATGTGGCTGACCACCGAGGGCGTCTACGGTGTGGCGCTGGGTGTGTCGGTGCAATTCATTTTCCTGTTTGTGTTGTTTGGCACCTTGCTGGACATTGCCGGCGCCGGCAATTACATGCTGCAGGTGTCGCTGGCCACCTTGGGTCACCTGCGCGGCGGCCCGGCCAAGGTGGCGGTGGTGTCGTCGGCGCTCAATGGCATTGTGTCCGGCTCGTCGGTGTCCAACGTGGTGTCGGGCGGCATCTTCACCATCCCGCTGATGAAGCGCACCGGCTACTCGGGCGTCAAGGCCGGCGCCATCGAAGCGGCCTCCTCGATCAACGGACAGATCATGCCGCCGGTGATGGGCGCGGCGGCTTTCCTGATGGTTGAGTACGTGGGGATTCCGTACGCTGAGATCATCAAACACGCAGCGCTGCCGGCCGTCATTTCTTATGTGGCCTTGTTTTACATCGTGCATCTGGAGGCGCTGAAATATGACCTGAAGCCGCTGGTGCGTGAGCGCCAGCCCACCTGGCGCCAGCGTGTGCTGGGCTGGGCGCTTGGCCTGTCGGGTACCGCAGTGGCTGTCGCGGCTGTTTACTACGCTATCACCGCCGTGCAGGCGGTGGCGGGAGGTATGGCGGGCTGGGCCCTGGCTGTGCTGGCCGGCGCGGCTTATATCGTGCTGATGGCGTATTCGTCGCGGTACCCGGGCATCGCCATCGACGACCCGCTGGCGCCGGATATCAAGCTGCCGCTGCCCTGGCCGACGGTGCGCGCCGGCTTGCACTTTTTCATTCCCATCGTGGTGCTGCTGTGGTGCCTGATGGTTGAAGAACTGTCACCCGGCCTGTCTGCCTTCTGGGCCACCGCCACCGTCATGGTGATGGTGGTGTTGCAGCCTTTCATGCTGTCCGTCTTCCGCCCGAATGCCACAGCGGAGGTCGTGGCCTCCTCGGGCCAGGCAGAAGCGATGGCGTTCGCGTTGCAGCGCCAGAACCATGTGGTCAGCGCCTTGCAGCGCGGCGTAGCCGACCTGTGGCGCGGCCTGGTGCTGGGCGCGCGCAACATGATAGGCATCGGCGTGGCCTGCGCCAGTGCCGGCCTGATTGTCGGCGTCATCACGCTGACCGGCATGGGGCTGATGATGACCGACTTTGTCGAGTTGGTGTCGGCCGGCAATGTGCTGGTTATGTTGCTGCTGACGGCGCTGATCTGCCTGATCATCGGCGCCGGTGTGCCGACCACGGCCAACTACATTCTGGTGGCTACCCTGATGGCGCCGGTGATTGTGGAACTGGGCGGACGCAGCGGGTTGGTGATTCCGCTGATCGCCGTGCACCTGTTCGTTTTTTACTTCGGCATCCTGGCCGACGTGACGCCGCCGGTGGGGCTGGCGTCTTACGCCGCCGCGGCGATCTCCGGCGACGACCCGAATGCCACCGGCTGGCAGGCCACCTGGTACAGCCTGCGCACCACCGTCCTGCCTTTCGTGTTCATCTTCAACCCGCAGATTTTGCTGATCGGCCTGGGCTCATGGGTCGATGTGGTGCTGGTGTGTGTGACGGGCGTGGCTGCGTCATTGCTGTTTGCCGCGGCCACGATGAAATGGTTTCGCACCCGCTGCACCTGGCCGGAAGTTGCCATGCTGCTGCTGGCGACCTTCCTGTTCTTCCGACCTGACTGGGTGATTAACCAGTTCTCGCCCAAATACGTCAAGGCACCGGCCGCTGACATTTACAAGGTGGCTGATGGGCTGCATGCGGATGAATGGCTGGTGGTGGGCATTGCCGGCCAGACGCTGGACGGCGAGCCACTCACCAAAACAGTGGCGTTGCCGATGGGCGAGGGCGCCACGGGCAGGGAACGCCTGCGCGATGGCGGCGTGACGCTCAGCCAGCTGGGGCCCGACCTGGAGGTGGCGGCGGTCAAGTTTGGCAGCCGCGCGAAAAAGCTGGGTGTGGAGCAGGGCTACAAGCTGGTCGAGCTGAAGCTGCCGAACCCGGCCCGGCCCTCATCGCATTGGGTGTTCATCCCGGCCGCGCTGCTGGGCTGGCTGGTGTGGTGGTTGCAGGGGCTGAGGCTGCGCCGGGGCAGGGGGTTGGCACCCGCATGA
- a CDS encoding RNA-binding S4 domain-containing protein gives MDKLRIDKWLWAARFYKTRSLAVEEIDKGRVHINDQEAKPAREVKVGDTVNLRQGPVTRTLVVRGISGQRGPAPVAQRLYEETADSVKAREQTAEQRRYAPDPARSIEHGRPTKRGRRELDDARRGWGDRWSASLNPDNKT, from the coding sequence ATGGATAAATTACGCATCGACAAGTGGCTGTGGGCCGCCCGTTTCTACAAGACCCGCTCCCTGGCGGTTGAAGAGATCGACAAGGGCCGTGTGCATATCAATGACCAGGAAGCCAAACCGGCCCGCGAGGTCAAGGTGGGCGACACCGTGAACTTGCGGCAAGGCCCGGTGACGCGCACGCTGGTGGTGCGCGGCATCAGCGGCCAGCGCGGCCCGGCACCAGTGGCGCAGCGGCTCTACGAGGAAACGGCCGACAGCGTCAAAGCCCGCGAGCAAACGGCCGAGCAACGCCGCTATGCACCCGACCCCGCCCGGTCGATCGAGCATGGCCGGCCCACCAAGCGCGGGCGGCGCGAGCTGGATGACGCCCGGCGCGGCTGGGGCGACCGCTGGAGCGCCTCGCTGAACCCGGACAACAAGACCTGA
- a CDS encoding sensor histidine kinase yields the protein MSLRRYLLMGILLPVGLLVVVNTASLYQQALAAVNTAYDRTLLASAKSISEQLDVSGYDEQSELRVTVPYAALEAFEADNQSRMFYRVSSLNGEMVSGFAQLPFWRGRIPAKPPYSALVDFYDDVFLEDPVRVAVLLQPVASSNGRAMAVIQVAETLELRTTLARKILIDTLWRQAVLLAVIALVAVIVVQRATRPVRRLSAQLQARPEGDLTAIAAPDAPRELQPLVDATNEVMGRLQHLLEHQKRFVRDAAHQLRTPLAVLKVQVQSALRGDMDAREALDEINQTVDRATLLANQMLALAKVEQLRQQADLQVIDLAQVVRSVALDISPLIAEKDIDFEIETVCAPILSHEWMLGELSRNLLHNATKHTPAGGTLAVRIVRDATHAALTISDGGPGISAELSARLYQPFSAGNVRHGSGLGLAICKEITEALGGTISLENRVVHGQVTGLDATVRLPLAV from the coding sequence ATGTCCCTGCGCCGCTATTTGCTGATGGGCATCCTGCTGCCTGTCGGCCTGCTGGTGGTGGTGAACACCGCCAGCCTTTACCAGCAGGCGCTGGCCGCCGTCAACACAGCCTACGACCGCACCCTGCTGGCATCGGCCAAATCCATCAGCGAGCAGCTTGATGTGTCGGGCTACGACGAGCAGTCCGAGCTGCGCGTGACGGTTCCCTACGCCGCGCTTGAAGCGTTCGAGGCCGACAACCAGAGCCGCATGTTCTACCGGGTATCCAGCCTGAATGGCGAAATGGTCTCGGGCTTTGCGCAATTGCCGTTCTGGCGGGGCCGCATCCCGGCCAAGCCACCCTACTCCGCGCTGGTGGATTTTTACGACGACGTTTTTCTGGAAGACCCCGTGCGCGTGGCGGTGCTGCTCCAACCGGTGGCGAGCTCCAATGGGCGTGCCATGGCTGTCATCCAGGTGGCCGAAACGCTGGAGCTGCGCACGACGCTGGCGCGCAAGATCCTGATCGATACGCTCTGGCGGCAGGCCGTTCTGCTGGCCGTGATTGCCCTGGTGGCCGTGATCGTGGTGCAGCGCGCCACCCGCCCGGTGCGCCGGCTCAGCGCCCAATTGCAGGCCCGGCCGGAAGGCGACCTGACCGCCATCGCCGCACCCGATGCGCCGCGCGAACTGCAACCGCTGGTCGACGCAACCAATGAGGTGATGGGCCGCCTGCAACACCTGCTGGAGCACCAGAAACGCTTTGTGCGCGACGCCGCCCACCAGTTGCGCACGCCGCTGGCTGTGCTCAAGGTGCAGGTGCAGTCTGCGTTGCGCGGTGACATGGACGCGCGTGAAGCGCTGGATGAAATCAACCAGACGGTGGACCGCGCCACCCTGCTGGCCAACCAGATGCTGGCGCTGGCCAAAGTCGAGCAGTTGCGCCAGCAGGCCGACCTGCAGGTCATCGACCTGGCGCAGGTCGTACGCTCCGTGGCGCTGGACATTTCACCGCTGATTGCCGAAAAAGACATCGACTTTGAAATTGAAACGGTTTGCGCCCCCATCCTGTCGCACGAGTGGATGCTGGGCGAGTTGTCACGCAACCTGCTTCACAACGCCACCAAGCACACACCGGCCGGCGGCACACTGGCCGTGCGCATCGTGCGCGATGCCACGCATGCGGCCCTCACCATCAGCGACGGCGGCCCCGGGATTTCAGCCGAGCTGTCGGCGCGCCTGTACCAGCCTTTTTCAGCCGGCAATGTGCGCCACGGCTCGGGGCTGGGCCTGGCCATTTGCAAGGAAATCACCGAGGCGCTGGGCGGCACCATCTCCCTCGAGAACCGCGTGGTGCACGGCCAGGTAACGGGGCTGGATGCCACGGTTCGGCTGCCGCTGGCCGTGTAG
- a CDS encoding response regulator transcription factor, whose protein sequence is MKLLLIEDDASMQTALQRALSRRGIEVASCTDGRQALAQWTTVQPDVVVLDLSLPGMDGLQVLEQARRQGLATPVLILTARGTVGDRIIGLNTGADDYLPKPFDLDELEARLRALSRRRPASGTESGPVPQFVGNLRYEKESGAIYHRDQVLELTPRELALLQTLIVKPGHAVSKERLFELVFPGEADVQYEAVEVVVYRLRKKLAHTGVTLVTLRGLGYLLKVDA, encoded by the coding sequence ATGAAATTGCTGCTAATCGAGGACGATGCCTCCATGCAGACCGCCCTGCAGCGCGCGCTGAGCCGTCGCGGCATCGAGGTCGCCAGCTGCACCGACGGTCGGCAGGCGCTGGCTCAATGGACCACCGTGCAGCCAGATGTGGTCGTGCTCGACCTCAGCCTGCCGGGAATGGACGGCCTGCAGGTGCTGGAACAGGCTCGGCGCCAGGGTCTGGCCACACCCGTGCTCATCCTGACGGCCCGCGGGACCGTGGGCGACCGCATCATCGGCCTGAACACCGGCGCGGACGACTACCTGCCCAAACCTTTTGACCTGGACGAGCTGGAAGCCCGCCTGCGCGCGCTGAGCCGCAGGCGTCCTGCGTCGGGCACCGAATCAGGCCCTGTTCCTCAATTCGTGGGCAACCTGCGCTATGAAAAAGAGAGCGGCGCAATCTACCACCGTGACCAGGTCCTGGAGCTCACACCGCGCGAACTGGCCTTGCTGCAGACGCTGATCGTCAAGCCCGGCCATGCGGTATCGAAAGAGCGGCTGTTTGAACTGGTGTTTCCGGGCGAGGCCGACGTGCAGTACGAAGCGGTAGAAGTGGTGGTTTACCGCCTGCGCAAAAAACTCGCCCACACCGGCGTGACCCTCGTCACCCTGCGCGGCCTGGGTTATTTGCTGAAGGTGGATGCGTGA